The genomic interval TTAATCTTATCAAAATGCGTCATGACATGACTCAGGCAAGTGTTTACAATAATATAAGTTCTTTACAAAGCTTTTAATTCGTACTTTCTCCAAATTcatgacacacacacacacacacaaactgaaaataaaaaaaagggggAATCTCTTACTAGAGGtaaaaaataagagagaaAACCTTGTTTGGATGGACATCATCGAAAACATGAGCTTGACCGCCATAAAATATAGTCATCTGCCGGTTAGCAGATGCAAATCCATGCCGACTGCCGTGacaacagaaaaagaaaataagcaTCAAACTCCTTACTTCAAagagaagaaacaaaaggtgaaAAATAATTTGCACCATGCAATAAGATTGACCTTGGAGTCAAAGGCTCTGGCTCTGAAGTAGTCCCAGATTTCTGCCTGCTGCCACTAGGCAGCACCGCAGATGAACTTCTGTCAGAAGCACCACTGCTAGCATTAATGGCACTCAATATACCCGGCCCTTTAATTCCAGTTCTAGAACCCTCATCAGCAGCTAATTGAGAGATATTGTTTGGACCAGCATTTGCATCCCTAGACCTGTTAGAAGGTAATTGGTGAATGAAGGGCACATAATGACCTCCTCGTGGAGGATATTGCACTGCACCACCCAAATTCATGGGAGCAGATCGTTCCCACTTGGAAATATTGGGATCAACTCGACCACCATGTGGAGTCTGAAATACAAGATTAGCAGAAGTTGGCCTCATTGGCTGGCTAGCAAAGACTGCATCATCATCAATGGTCCTCCTAGGTCGCTCTCCTCCAGTTCTATTTCGAAACATCTAAATGTCATGACAAATATTAAGCATTAGATCAGGCAATCATACACAGGGTTGTTCACCCCATCCAAACTcggaataaaataattttatatggGAACTTCTACCTTCGTCAAATGTGAGCTCTCAAGGGAGTCAGAACCCATACGAGGGATCCCATCTCCGGAGGATCCAATAAAAGTAGAATCCGAATTACTTCTCTTACTGCCTAGTAACCTATGACTTATTTCAGGCCCAGAAATATCGCTCCTCGGACCATAATATGGAACCCCCTCGAGATGATTTCCACCTTGTCTTTCTATTCAATATAATGAGACAATGAATCAAAGTCAGAAGTTGAAGTGTACAGAATCTTCATCTCAGAAAGGATATGCACATCAGATATGTAAATTAATCCGCAATGCAACATAATAGCAGAATTCGAAAGCGCTAGTTAGCATTCATTAATTGAACTCAAAGACGAATAAACCATCATAACACGTTCCTTACTATATCTCAGTCAATCTTTGATAACTGCTCTCAACTTTCCCCATCCCTCAAATGCACACAACaaccaaaatcaaaaacaGAATGTACACAAAGCAAGTGATTACCTTGTTCTGCAGACCTGATACCAAATGCTCCAAACAAAATGCTCACAACCATCAAGAGAGATGAAAAGGGCAAAAGCCGCAGAGAGAAAAGTAAGCTAAAAGTTTGCAATTGATTCAAAATAGTCATAGAACAAAAATAGCTGCCAAACTCCTTACTTACCTCACTAACTAATCCAcaacataaatacataatCATAAACCAACAACCCCATCTTTCTTATTCTGCATGTAAACACTCATTACTCACTCCCACATCATAAAGTTCCAATCTCCcatcaaaacacaaaaaagaCACAACCTTTCCTCAACTTcattaaaccaaaacaaacacaaCTTTCTGATGGGTTATTATTTTActtgaagaaaaaggaagagtcTTTAAGAGAAATGAGGAGTGGCTCACCGGAACCCAGATCAGAGGTGGTGGAGATGGGCCCACGGGCACCGCCGGAGGATCCCCCAAGTGAAGCAGAAGCAGAGGGAGAAGGATCAGTGAGCCTGGAATCGGATCCTTTGGAGCCCAAAACAAGAGGGGAATCAATAGAAGGCTTCATACCCAGGAAGTCGTGAAACATTGGGTTCACTAATTGGTCTTGATGCTCTTGTTCAAGCTTCAACTTCTTGTGCTGCTTTTGGGTGGTGGCATTGTTGCTGGGGTGAGCCATTTTCAGTACGGCCATCTCAGAGCCATAGTAGTAGCTCTCTCACTCTGGTGCAGTGTGGGGTGTAAAGACAAGGAGGAAAAAAGAGACCGCGATTTTCAGGAAAGGGAGGAAAAAagaagagtgagagagagagagagagagagagagagagagagagcagcaGCAATTAAAAGCAAAAGGTGAGTGAGGACTGAGAAATACTAAGTCGGGGGTGAGAGTTATATCtgtgtttgtgtttgattAAATGCTGTGAGTGAGTGAGGGTTGTTTGGTTCTTCTGTGAGAGAATATTATATGTTGGGGGTTGGAAGCTGCGAGTGATTTGTTGTTGTGTGTTTTCTTCCTGGCAATTATTTTCCGTTGGtttgcagagagagagagtacaaTGTGAT from Argentina anserina chromosome 2, drPotAnse1.1, whole genome shotgun sequence carries:
- the LOC126784810 gene encoding protein TIFY 8; the protein is MAVLKMAHPSNNATTQKQHKKLKLEQEHQDQLVNPMFHDFLGMKPSIDSPLVLGSKGSDSRLTDPSPSASASLGGSSGGARGPISTTSDLGSERQGGNHLEGVPYYGPRSDISGPEISHRLLGSKRSNSDSTFIGSSGDGIPRMGSDSLESSHLTKMFRNRTGGERPRRTIDDDAVFASQPMRPTSANLVFQTPHGGRVDPNISKWERSAPMNLGGAVQYPPRGGHYVPFIHQLPSNRSRDANAGPNNISQLAADEGSRTGIKGPGILSAINASSGASDRSSSAVLPSGSRQKSGTTSEPEPLTPSRHGFASANRQMTIFYGGQAHVFDDVHPNKSDVIMALAGSNGGSWSTTYSLKRTVKPGSEGHMPSGEVDTGTASNLGFVQEYRGRLSIPGNSSPGVEFADRILTPAGGHQGSNLAKDTRNPVQATEPGSKDKIEL